ATCATCAAACTGGCCAAGATCTTCATCCCGGGTATCGAAAATCCGTCCCCTGCAAAACGGGTAACCAAGATAGTCCATAAATCCACCGGCTGCTCCGGCATATTCAAAATGCGTGGGAAGGTCAAAAGCGCGGATTTTGGGCTGGCAGGCGGCAATATTGGGATCCGAATCCATGAATGCGATGACAGGGTCAATCCAGTCCGGAGTTACCTCTATGTCGGAATTCAAAAGAATGTAATAATCCGCCTCGATATGCTTGAGTGCCTCGTTGTAGCCCCCTGCGTAACCCCTGTTCTCATCGATGGACAATGTCTTGAGGGTAGGAAAATTCACTTTTACCCAATCAAGAGAATGATCGGTTGAGGCATTGTCCGCTATCCAAATGTCATAGCCTTCTGAATACTTTAATATATTAGGAAGGAATCTTTCGAGATAGTGTTTACCGTTGTAATTCAGGATTACGATCGCAACCGAAGAGGCCATTGAGGAATTATTATTTCATAAATCCGCTCAAATCCAACCCTGGGATATTGGGTAGCACGCCATCTGTTGCTTTTTGTAAATGCGCCTTGATTTTAGGTTCAATATTATCAAATGCCCTGTTCACGGCTGCTACGATCAAATCCTGTAGCATTTCCTTATCCTCTGGTTTGATAAGGTCTTGGTCAATATCGAGGCTGACCAAAGCTTTCTGACCATTTACAGTGGCTTTAACCAATCCACCACCCGACTCCGCAGTTTCTGTGATAGTACCCAACTGATCCTGCGCTTCTTTCATGCGGGACTGGAGATCTTTCATTTTCCCCATCAGACCCATCATGTCTGCCATATTTCCAAACATATCTTATACTGTTAAGTGCCAGCGTCTAAAAATTTCTTTAAAGACTTCTACCTTAAAAGCATAAAAGTACCACTTTTTTCAACTGTTTGGTTGATATCGTCAACGAAAGTCATTTTGTAAACGTAGGATCCTACCGGTGCGTTTTCACCCTTAATAGTACCATCCCAGCCATTATTGATGTCCTCCGAATGAAAAACTACCTGTCCCCAGCGGTTAATCACGGAAAAAGTAAAAGCTTGCAGCTGGGTGGATTTTGCTTCGAGAATATCATTGTAGCCATCGCCATTAGGGCTGAATGCATCAGGCACAAAAACGCCCGCGCCTCTGCGGTAGTTGATAATATTGGAAAGGCTTTCAAAATCTCCATCGGGGGAAGTAGCGCGGATATGGAAATTATATTCCAGGTCGCTTTGGGCATTGAGCTGGACTGTGTACTTTGAATTCATCGCAACAGGAATCACTTCTTCTGCTGTGCTGGAACCAGCTTGTATGACATCATACCCCGAAATTCCTCCCAGGATCGGCAATTCCGTAGTCCAATTGAGTGTGGTTAAATTTTTCGTCAGTAAAATGGTACAGATCGGTTGTGAAGCCGGAACCTTCTGGCCGCAGGAATTGGTGTAACTTATCCGGTAGCAATACGAAAGTTCATTGGTTTTGACATCCGGATCCGAATATTCGCTTTCATTAAAAAGGGTAATAATTTTCTTGAACAATGTTGCGCCTGCCTCAGCTTTCTCAATGGTAAGGTCATAAGTGCTATTAGGTCCAGCACCAGGAACATTCGCTTTAATTGTCACCAGATGATTACCATCAACGGTAACCGCTGCACCTTCAATAGGCTTTGGAGAAGCGATTTCTGCTTTCACACCAACCGGGGCCGAAGTTGAAGTTACATCCTTAAGTTTGGCAATAACCTGATATTCCGAATAACTGCCGCATTGCACATCCTCATCCGTGTAAGTAATATCGTTTATGGAAGTAAAACTTTTAATAACTGTTCCATCGCGCAAAAGATCATAAGATGTAAACTCAGCCGCATCAGGATACTTGCTCCATGTAAGAATATTTTTCCCGTCTTCGGACTTACCGGAAAGGGTCATGCTACTGTAAACCTTGCTGTCATTTTTACCTGAACAAAGATCCTCCGAAGAAAGCTTTAACTGATACACCTGGCTAGTAACCATACTCTTCACATCGAAGGGTTGCAGCCCCCCCGATGATCTTCTTCCTGCTGTCGTATAATTCGAATTATTCGTACTGTATCGTATATCGGTGTACACCCCGCTTATGCCCAGGTAGTTGATCCTAAGCGTACCATCACCCCTCATTTCGATAGATTTGATCGCAATCGCGTTTAACTGAGGCTGCTGAAAAGAAATGGGCAGAGAAGTTGGGCGACCCGCATTGCATCCCTTTCCCACATATAGCCCCGTTACCAAAACAGTTGGATTACTACTCACATCTGTATAATTGTGCTCTATCACCAATAGGCTTCCTTTCTTCCAGACGTCAGTCTTTCCGTCTCCCCATTCTATTTTTACCTCGTCATATGCTTTCAGGATCGCATCATCAGTAAGACTCAAAAAAATCTTTCCACCGCCACATGAAGAATACTGCGGCGTGATTACCCGGGTTTCAAACACCTCAACGGTCTTGCAAGCATAAAACTGCCCGGAAGACACTGCCCCCTGCTGTAATATCGTGTACAAACCAGGAAGAGAATATGTGAAATTCGGGCCGCTCTGTGTTTTTGGAGATTTCCCGTCATAGGCGGCATCATAGGCCACTAAAATCGGATTCGGAACAGTATTGGCCACGGTAACTGTGAGTGGAGCACAACCTTGCGTCTTATCAAGTGTAAATCCGCCTCCACCACGGTCACACAAGCCCTGGCCATTGACGGATATCGTGACTAAGCAACAGAAAACAAATAAAAGTGAAGGGGGAAGTAACGGTAATCTCATAAGTGTGCAATATTAAACTTTGACTTTTTCTAAAAAGCGATCATTAACACTAAGCTCTAAGTTACAGGTATTTATACGCAGCGGGATGCCAAAAAGCTGCAAGCTACGCAAATATTTAACGGCGTAGTCCGGAAACTATTATCCGGATTTAGAAGGCATTCAAAAAGTCCTATCTAATCAACAAAAAACTCCCTTTTTTGGAAAATTTGCGACCGGAAGTATCTACTGCTTCGATCTGATATATATAGTAGCCGCCCGCCGCGTTCTCACTGGCGACTTTTCCGTCCCAGGTATCCGCCAGGTTTTTTGAGTGATAAACCACTTCTCCCCAGCGATCAAAAACCGACATCTGAAACTCTGAAATAAAATAAGCTTTTACCTCAAACCGCTCATTATATGTATCCCCGTTGGGTGTGAATGCGTCCGGCACCAGTACAATCGGCTCGCTTCTGAAATTAAGTACATTAGAAGAACTTACCAACGCGCCATCCGCCGATTTTGCTTCTATGCGGAAAGAGTAGGAAGATTGGGCCGCGAGATCCAGTGCATGTGCGATTTGCAATTGTTTAGGAATAGTCAGTTCCGTATTCCCCTGATCATCAAGCTGGTGCAAATCATAGTTACCAACAGGTTCCGTAAAGGGCGATTCGGTTGTCCAGACTAGTTCCGGCGTCCGGCTCGTCAGTAAAATGGTACACACGGGCTGGCTATACCCTGGCGATTTCAGGTTACAGGCGTTTTCATATTGAAACCGATAGCAATACGAGTTTTCATTTGAACTGACTGCGTTATCCAAAAACTGTAAGCTCTGATTGTCGGTCGGAGATACTTTCTGATAATCAGAACTCCCGGCGACTGCCCGCTCGATAATCAGATCATAACTACTGGTCAAGCCTTCACCCGACAACTGGACCTGCGTACTGACCGTATTTTCGGCCTGGACTGTCACACTCGCCTGAGTGATGAGCCCTGGTGCTGAGGTTTTTGGTTCGAGAATAACAGGCGCAGAGTAAGAACGTACATCGTTTTCAATGATCGCGACAATTTCATACTTATAGCTATTGCCGCATTTCACATCGGTGTCCAGGTAAGACAATGCATTGGCCGAAGAAAAAATGACCGATCCGTCCCTCTTCAACTGATATTGTATCAGATTATCGGTATTTGGAAAATGCTCCCACGAAAGCGAAATGATTTCATCCAGCGCATAGGTCCCTTCCATGACATGCATGCTGGCCACCGCCGGGCTTTCGATCAGGTTATCGCAAATATTCCGCGACGATAATTTGAAACGGTATTTTTGCTTCGCATCCAGTCCCGCGACCGTAACCGATTGTGTGCCGCCCGTCTGTCCCGACTTACCAGTTGAAACGAACTGACCGTCGCCCTTATCCATTAACAACTCAGTGACAATGCCTTCCATTCCCTCATACAGCACCTTCGCCTCGCCTGCCGGCAGCATTTCCACGCTTTTGATAACAACACCGGCCAGCGACTGTGCATTGGTTCCCGTCAAAGTTTTAGCTATCGTTTTCTGCTGACAATCCAGATTCCGGTAGCTGCCGCGGATGCTCACTACCGGCTTCGTACCAGCGGCATAGGTGTGGTCTACAACCAGCGCGCTGCCTTTTGGATTGATGCTCTGATTCGATCCGTCGCCCCAATTGATTATCACGCCATCATAAGCCGTTGAAATACTATCACTTATTAATGTCAATCTGACTTTTCCACTCGGACAAACAACCAATTCTGCATTGGGCGCGCGGGTCTCTTTTACGATAATGTCGGTGCATTGGCTAAAACCGGTCCCATTCGCACTGCCGAATTGTAAAATCGTGTAAGTGCCCGGAAGATTGTAAGTATGGCTGGAATCCTGGGTAGTTTCCGACGGATCGGGAACGGTAGTCCGCGAGCGATCGAAATTGTAGGCGTAGGTCAGATTTTCTGATTTCGGAACCGTATTCTTGACAGTTACCGATAACGGTGCACAACCGGCAGTTGGAGTAAGTAAAAACCCACCGGTATTCCCGCAAAAGCTTTGACCGGTTACATGCAGAGAGGTAAGTAATACCGCGCCCAACACAAATACGATCAATTGCCTGAAATTCATAAGTGAGTATAAATGTCCCGGAATAAGCCCCTCTCCAATTTAATTTCTATGAAACGGTAAAGGTA
This Dyadobacter sp. UC 10 DNA region includes the following protein-coding sequences:
- a CDS encoding YbaB/EbfC family nucleoid-associated protein, translated to MFGNMADMMGLMGKMKDLQSRMKEAQDQLGTITETAESGGGLVKATVNGQKALVSLDIDQDLIKPEDKEMLQDLIVAAVNRAFDNIEPKIKAHLQKATDGVLPNIPGLDLSGFMK
- a CDS encoding T9SS type B sorting domain-containing protein, encoding MRLPLLPPSLLFVFCCLVTISVNGQGLCDRGGGGFTLDKTQGCAPLTVTVANTVPNPILVAYDAAYDGKSPKTQSGPNFTYSLPGLYTILQQGAVSSGQFYACKTVEVFETRVITPQYSSCGGGKIFLSLTDDAILKAYDEVKIEWGDGKTDVWKKGSLLVIEHNYTDVSSNPTVLVTGLYVGKGCNAGRPTSLPISFQQPQLNAIAIKSIEMRGDGTLRINYLGISGVYTDIRYSTNNSNYTTAGRRSSGGLQPFDVKSMVTSQVYQLKLSSEDLCSGKNDSKVYSSMTLSGKSEDGKNILTWSKYPDAAEFTSYDLLRDGTVIKSFTSINDITYTDEDVQCGSYSEYQVIAKLKDVTSTSAPVGVKAEIASPKPIEGAAVTVDGNHLVTIKANVPGAGPNSTYDLTIEKAEAGATLFKKIITLFNESEYSDPDVKTNELSYCYRISYTNSCGQKVPASQPICTILLTKNLTTLNWTTELPILGGISGYDVIQAGSSTAEEVIPVAMNSKYTVQLNAQSDLEYNFHIRATSPDGDFESLSNIINYRRGAGVFVPDAFSPNGDGYNDILEAKSTQLQAFTFSVINRWGQVVFHSEDINNGWDGTIKGENAPVGSYVYKMTFVDDINQTVEKSGTFMLLR
- a CDS encoding T9SS type B sorting domain-containing protein translates to MNFRQLIVFVLGAVLLTSLHVTGQSFCGNTGGFLLTPTAGCAPLSVTVKNTVPKSENLTYAYNFDRSRTTVPDPSETTQDSSHTYNLPGTYTILQFGSANGTGFSQCTDIIVKETRAPNAELVVCPSGKVRLTLISDSISTAYDGVIINWGDGSNQSINPKGSALVVDHTYAAGTKPVVSIRGSYRNLDCQQKTIAKTLTGTNAQSLAGVVIKSVEMLPAGEAKVLYEGMEGIVTELLMDKGDGQFVSTGKSGQTGGTQSVTVAGLDAKQKYRFKLSSRNICDNLIESPAVASMHVMEGTYALDEIISLSWEHFPNTDNLIQYQLKRDGSVIFSSANALSYLDTDVKCGNSYKYEIVAIIENDVRSYSAPVILEPKTSAPGLITQASVTVQAENTVSTQVQLSGEGLTSSYDLIIERAVAGSSDYQKVSPTDNQSLQFLDNAVSSNENSYCYRFQYENACNLKSPGYSQPVCTILLTSRTPELVWTTESPFTEPVGNYDLHQLDDQGNTELTIPKQLQIAHALDLAAQSSYSFRIEAKSADGALVSSSNVLNFRSEPIVLVPDAFTPNGDTYNERFEVKAYFISEFQMSVFDRWGEVVYHSKNLADTWDGKVASENAAGGYYIYQIEAVDTSGRKFSKKGSFLLIR